The window AGGCGCTCTGAACGCATGACATGCACGATAAAGACCTTGTGCCCGTCATGGCGGTAAAAGATACGGCAAGGTGGCTCCACTATTTGACGATAACGGGAGCGCGCGAGCTCTTGGGGACGGCTACCGCTGTCAGGATGGTCAACTAGTTGCTCAACGTGGCCGAAGACACGTTTGACGAGTTCAGCAGCCGCGACCGGATTCTCCAGAGCAATGAAGTCAGCAATTGCATCAAGGTCCGCCAGTGCAGGCTCT of the Thermomonas carbonis genome contains:
- a CDS encoding type II toxin-antitoxin system RelE/ParE family toxin, whose protein sequence is MAEIVWSEPALADLDAIADFIALENPVAAAELVKRVFGHVEQLVDHPDSGSRPQELARSRYRQIVEPPCRIFYRHDGHKVFIVHVMRSERLLRKGQLTSRSRQVSDRGDG